In the genome of Paenibacillus sp. GP183, the window ACCATATTATTGATCAGCATCTTTCCAGCCTGTCCGCTCTAAGTGGACAAATTCCCGTAGAAAAGAAAGAAGAGAATCCGATGCTGTATCTGGACGCAATGTGCAAAATACAAGGTTAAGGAGCGTTATTGCCAATATGGAAAATCATCAAGCATGGGAAGCGCATCAAGACTCGATATTTGTAGATGAAACCGCCTTAATGGCATTTATGAATCCTGATCATCCTCATTATTTCAAAGCACGTTCTTTGTTCCTTGATTTGCATGACTTGGAACGCAATTTTATTACTACGAATTCAATCATATTTGATATTCATCAGTGGCTTCGTAACGAATATGGCTACACACAGGCGGAGTTTTTCCTGAATGTGATGGATAAATCCGTAAGCGCGGGTAAGCTCTTGGTCATCTCAGGCGAGTCGGAATTTGAGTCCGAATCCAGACGCTTGCTGATGGACCGACCGGAGCTGAGATTTTCGCTTAGTGAAGCTTTGACGGCAGTCGTGATGGCGTCCTATCAAATCAAGCGAATTTTTACGTTTAATACGAACTTCATTATGCTGGTCAATTTGAATAAAGAGATTAAGGTCATTCCTTCTTCTTGGTGAAAAAGCAAAAAAGGCGCGTCCCACAGGATGCGTCTTTTTATTGGGTCTCGACATTACCGAAAATAGCTTATCATGCCGGCCGGCCATTGCCGCGTCCACCCGCTTCATGCTTCAGCAGCCAATAGCCCAGAATCACATAAATCAGTGCCTCAACAAGCTGATACGGCGTCATATACTTAAAAGGAAACAGGACGATGACCGCATAGGCCCACATGGCAAAAGAGACAAACTTTCTGCTCGAGGTAGCGAGGGTCAATAGGATACCCAAAAAGTATCCATAATGCCCTGCCGTGTATACGAGCGGCTGGTATCCGCCAACGAAATTGATCAGATCGGACACAAATAACAATACGACTCCGCCAAAGAGGAATATTAGATGAAAGGGCAGGATAGCTTTAACCCAGGAGATGGAAGTTAACCAGTTTGTATACTCGCGAAGTACATTGTTGAATGAGCTCATGATCGTACAATTCACCTCTCGTCAGACATAGTTTTGAAGGTTGGCCCCGCACTTCGGACAGTATTTCACATCGCTCGAAACGACACTGCCGCAGGAGCAGACTTTTTCTTTTTTGATCGCATTGAGCCTCAGCTCAAGAGAGGCAATTTCCTTCAGCAATCTGCTCACTTCCGAGCAAAGCTTCAGGATAGGCGCTTCTGCCGCTTCCCTGCGATTCGCACGATGCGCATCATATACGTTTTGACCAATCTTTTTGTATCTCTCTTCTATTTCCTTCTTTTTGCTCGAAATCTGCGAATTGATCTTAGTGATATCCACCGCTTCTTGGGCCAGGATCGTTCCTTTTTTGGCGGCTTCTTTGATTTTATCAAATAACCTCATAGGATTTCACTCTCCATATGGAAATTTCGGTTTACCACGGGCAGCGGCAATCCGATTTTCACATATATATATATGAAATCATTTGATTATTATTCCTTGGTCGTTACTAACCGGAATCATCATGACCGTATCACTTGAAAACGGGATGCTTCTCGTAACTTATTATAATTCAATCCAAGACTCAAACCTAATTATTTTTGCCATGAAAAAAGAGCCGCGTATGCACGCAGCCCCTTTCCAATCCATATTATCCTTTTCCTACCCAATCTGCAGCCGCTGTTTCCTTCCAACGTGAGCGTATGGCGTCGAACTGTTCTTTTGGCAAAGGACCCTGATCCGTCAGCTTGGCGTTTTCCAACCAACGGCTTGGGTTTGCGGTTCCAACAATGGCTGTATGTACGCCAGGGATGGAAAGAGTAAAACGAAGAGCGATACCTACCGAATTCTTCAAATCTCCTTCCAGAAAATCATACCTCAATTCTTGCAGCCGATCCCAATACACATGATGATAGGCGGACTCGGGCTTTTGACCCGTTCTCCAGGCAGCATTGGCAATGGGCCGTTTGATAACTACGCCCATTCCTCTTCTCGCCGCTTCCGGAATGGTCAATTCAATGGCTTCTTGATCCGCGATGCTGACTGAAGTCTCCAGCGAATCGAATGCTCCGGATTGCACGGCATACAAGGCCGCTTTATGATCACCGCTATAGCCAATGAAACGCGTCTTACCTTGCTCTTTTGCGCGCTGCAAAACTTCGATGACTTCTCCTTTGCGAAGCAATTCTTCAGAACAGCTATGCAGATGAATGACATCCACATAATCGGTTTGCAGCCTTTTCAAGCTGCGGTCTATGCTCATCTCCAGCAGCTTGGGATCCCAGTCGGGAAGTTCATAACCGGACGAATGTCCGCATTTGGTGAATAAATAATAATCATCGCGTCGTTTGGATACGGTTTTGCCGATTAATTCTTCGCTGATTTTATAGCACTCTGCCGTATCGATGACATTTAATCCAGCATCCAGCGCGCTTCCAAGCAGCTTGTCCACGGTTTCTACAGTTGCATCTTGAAAGCCGATTTCTGATCCGCCAAATCCAAGCACGCTGACATTCATTCCTGTATTTCCATATTTTCGTTTTTCCAAGATGTATTCACTCCCTTATTTAACGATCGAATCAATGCGCTCCAATACTTCTGGGGACAGTTCAATTCCCGAAGCTTTGGCGTTTTCTTCAACCTGTTCAGGACGGCTGGCTCCAATCAATGCACTGGACACATTCTGCTGGCGAAGAATCCATGCAAGTGCAAGCTGCCCAATGGATATATGTAAATCTCCAGCTATTTCCGATAGCTTGTTGACCTTCGCGATATTTTCTTCGGTGAGCCCTTTACGGAAATTATCAAGCTTCGCAGCCCGGCTTCCTTCCGGAATATCCGATACGGATTTGTATTTACCGGTCAACAACCCTTGAGCCAGCGGCGAAAAGACAACTTGCCCGATGCCAATTGTTTCTCCCAGCGGAATCACTTCTTTTTCAATATAACGGTTAAGCATATTATAGACAGGTTGATTCACGATAATCCGGTCGAGTAAATATTTATCCGCCAAGGCATGAGCTTGAGCCATTTGGGTGGCCGTCCATTCACTCACTCCGATGTACAGCACCTTGCCTTGAGTCACCAGATCGTCCAAAGCACGGAGCGTTTCTTCCAACGGTGTCTGAGTGTCATAACGGTGGCAATAGTAGATATCTACATAGTCCGTTCCCAATCTCTTCAAGCTCGCATGCAGCTGCTCAAAAATATGCTTGCGCGACAGGCCTCTATCATTAGGACCGTCTCCCATCTGCCCGAAGACTTTGGTAGCCAGCACATAGGAGTCGCGATTATATTTCTTCAGCTCATCGCCTACTACCTTTTCTGCTGCGCCGCGCTCATACACATTGGCCGTATCAAAAAAATTAATGCCCAATTCAAAAGCTTTATGGATGGCATTAGCAGCATTTTCCCGCTCCACATAACCGCCGTAAGTTAACCAGCTGCCTAAACTAATCTCGCTGACTTTTAAACCTGAATGACCGAGTTTACGATATTTCATAGTTTCTCCTCCAATTGAATAATAGAATAGATTGCTAATTCGGATATCTTTTTTATTATAACGCACTGATTCTGTCATATACAAATGTACAGTTAATTCAAATTCATACTTTTTAGTCCGATTATTGGATCAATGGCGTTGATCGGATACAGCTTACCTTTGAAAGCAAAGGAGGCGCCTCCCGTTTCTTCAGATATGACGAGCACAAGCGCATCTGTTTCTTCAGTCAAACCTATGGCGGCACGGTGCCGCGTCCCCAGTTTCTTTTCGCCAGCCAAGGCTTTGGATAAAGGCAGCACATTCCCTGCTGAGAAAATGAAATCAGATTTGATCAAAACGGCTCCGTCATGAAGCGGACTGCCAGTGTAAAAAATGGATTCCAGCAGCGAATGCGTAAGTGTTGCTCCAATAGGGATACCAGAGTGAAGAAATGTATCAACCGAATCATTTCTCTCAATAACCACCAAGGCTCCATGGCGGCGCTCCGACAAATGCCGGATACTGATGGACAGTTCCAGAAATCTATTCGTAAAAGTAGATAAATAGCATTGCAAGTAGAACGAAGCGGCAATGGATTCAACGTTCTGGATGGCATCGCTAATGAGCACAAATTCGCTCAACAAACAGTAATTTTCATTATCCAGGGTTGCCAAACTGCGCTCAATCTCCTTCGAAATTTGACGCAATTGCAGCTTCATCTGTTCCTTCAACGGGGAAACATCACAATCTTGTTGCTGCACTTGGCTCACCTCGAGGCTCAGAGTAAAACGGATTCCGCAACTATTATGCACAATCATCCATTTAAATATTACATTACCTTGTCAATACCTTTACACAATCTTCCAAATAATCTAGATCTCCTTTTACAAATGTAAGATATCGTTGAGTAGCAGGTATTATAAATGGGGAGTGTACATATGAAAAAAATACTAAAGGTATTGGTTGGAATCAGCCTGGCAGGTACGATGCTTCTTGCCGGAGGAGCTTCTGTGGGAGCCGCCGAAAATGGCGACACAGCTTTGCGAGCAGCGGTTGAAAGCATGAACGGCACGCTTGGTTGGATGTCCGATACACAGCAAATTACGGTTGACGTTGCCGGAAGTAAAGCCATGCTAAAGATCGGATCTGCTGACGCGACGATTATGGGACAAGCTGTAAAGCTCAACAAAGCACCTTACATTTCAGAAGGTTCAACGTTGATCTCGGCCGCCACTTTGAAGCAGCTGCAGGACGCGCTGAAAAACACGGATAAGCTGCTCTTCACGTTCTCCTCTGTTGGCGACAGTCGTATCGATAAGACGGTGACCGATGCTTCTGCGCAAGATAGCTTGACTACTCGTTCGATTATCAAGGCTCGCATTTCGTCATCATCAATACAGATCCTACAGGAAATGATTCTCACTCCCCGACTGAATGGCTGGCTAAAGATCTTGCT includes:
- a CDS encoding aldo/keto reductase codes for the protein MEKRKYGNTGMNVSVLGFGGSEIGFQDATVETVDKLLGSALDAGLNVIDTAECYKISEELIGKTVSKRRDDYYLFTKCGHSSGYELPDWDPKLLEMSIDRSLKRLQTDYVDVIHLHSCSEELLRKGEVIEVLQRAKEQGKTRFIGYSGDHKAALYAVQSGAFDSLETSVSIADQEAIELTIPEAARRGMGVVIKRPIANAAWRTGQKPESAYHHVYWDRLQELRYDFLEGDLKNSVGIALRFTLSIPGVHTAIVGTANPSRWLENAKLTDQGPLPKEQFDAIRSRWKETAAADWVGKG
- a CDS encoding aldo/keto reductase family protein, whose product is MKYRKLGHSGLKVSEISLGSWLTYGGYVERENAANAIHKAFELGINFFDTANVYERGAAEKVVGDELKKYNRDSYVLATKVFGQMGDGPNDRGLSRKHIFEQLHASLKRLGTDYVDIYYCHRYDTQTPLEETLRALDDLVTQGKVLYIGVSEWTATQMAQAHALADKYLLDRIIVNQPVYNMLNRYIEKEVIPLGETIGIGQVVFSPLAQGLLTGKYKSVSDIPEGSRAAKLDNFRKGLTEENIAKVNKLSEIAGDLHISIGQLALAWILRQQNVSSALIGASRPEQVEENAKASGIELSPEVLERIDSIVK
- the cdaS gene encoding sporulation-specific diadenylate cyclase CdaS, encoding MQQQDCDVSPLKEQMKLQLRQISKEIERSLATLDNENYCLLSEFVLISDAIQNVESIAASFYLQCYLSTFTNRFLELSISIRHLSERRHGALVVIERNDSVDTFLHSGIPIGATLTHSLLESIFYTGSPLHDGAVLIKSDFIFSAGNVLPLSKALAGEKKLGTRHRAAIGLTEETDALVLVISEETGGASFAFKGKLYPINAIDPIIGLKSMNLN
- a CDS encoding copper amine oxidase N-terminal domain-containing protein; protein product: MKKILKVLVGISLAGTMLLAGGASVGAAENGDTALRAAVESMNGTLGWMSDTQQITVDVAGSKAMLKIGSADATIMGQAVKLNKAPYISEGSTLISAATLKQLQDALKNTDKLLFTFSSVGDSRIDKTVTDASAQDSLTTRSIIKARISSSSIQILQEMILTPRLNGWLKILLLQNSAE